Within Paenibacillus sp. RUD330, the genomic segment GCAAGCTGTCGGACGATCAGGCGTTCATGCTCAGCCACGCCATCCACAGCTACTACGGCAGCACGCAGCTGCTGGATGCGGACGGCGAGCCGATCTGGGTCGTCAACGAAGGCGAGTACCGCATGATGAATACGCTTGATCTGACGGCCGACCAGCTGTTCTACGAGCTGGAGATGAATCCGTGGACGGTGCGCAGCGAGCTGGAGTGGTTCGTCAAAAGGTACAGCTATAGAGATACCGTCCGCTTCCCCGGCGAGGAGCGGGAGCATCCGGGCGGGCTCGCCTTCACGCATGACATGGGCGTGGCCAACGCCTTCTCCCGGCCGCAGCATTCCGCTTACGAGCTTGCCGGCATCGAGGGCTGCTTCTCCTATATGAGCCATGAGGAGCTAGTGAACTGGCTGTGCTGCGCGGCGGTCTACATCGAGCAGACCGGCGACAGGGATTTCCTGGAGCGGATGCTGCCGGTGCTGCAGGACGGCTTCGAGAGCATGCTGAACCGCGACCATCCGGTTCCGGGCAAGCGCAACGGCCTGATGGGGCTCGACAGCAGCCGCACGGACGGCGGCGCGGAGATTACGACCTACGACAGCCTCGACGTCTCGCTCGGGCAGTCCCGCAACAACATCTACATGGCGGGCAAATGCTGGGCCGTCTACGTGGCGCTGGAGAAGCTGTTCGAGGCCGAAGGGCTCTCCGGGCTCTCGGCCGAAGCCGGAGCTCAGGCGGACCGCGCGGCGGCTTCGATCGCCGCCCAGCTGAACGACCGCGGCTATATTCCGGCTGTCATCGGCGAGAACAACGACTCCCGCATCATACCGGCCATCGAGGGGCTCATCTTCCCCTACTTCACCGGCAACCGGGAAGCTCTCGATCCGAACGGACGCTTCTCCGCCTACCTCGCTGCGCTGCGGACGCATCTGGATACGGTGCTCGCAACGGGAACGTGCCTGTTCGAAGACGGCGGGTGGAAGCTTTCCTCGACAAGCTCCAATTCCTGGCTGAGCAAGATCTACCTCTGCCAATTCATCGCCAGGGAGATCCTCGGCCTGCCACGGGACGATCGGGGAGCCGCTGCGGACGCCGCACACGCCGCTTGGCTGAAGCATCCGGAGCTGTCCTACTGGGCGTGGAGCGACCAGATCCTGAGCGGCGAGATCATCGGCAGCAAGTATTATCCGCGCGGAGTGACGGCCATTCTATGGCTGCGTGAATCGGCGTCCGCGGCAGCCGCGGCGGAAGGGGGAATCCGGAATGCAGCGCTCAGCGGAAGCTAAGCCGGGCACCGGCTGCGAGGCGTGGCTGGGCAGTCCTCCGGCGGCTCCAGCCGTTCGGGAGCAGGCGGCAACGTGGGCTGCCTGTCTCCACGCTTCCGAGACGGATGCTCCTGTAATATCATCCGCGCTGGAGGAGCTGAGGCGGGCGGTCGAAGGCTTGAGCGGCCAGGCTCCGAAGGACGGAATGCCGTCCGAAGGTGTCCGGGGCATCGTCCTCGGAACCTTCCGCGGCTGTCCGCAGGCCGCGGCGGCGTTCAGCAAGGAGGAGCAGGCGGCTGCCGGAGAGGGCTACCGGATCCGGACGGCCGGCAGCAGCATCGTAGTCGGCGGCTCCCGCGCGGCTGGCGTGCTCTACGGCACGTTCCGCCTGATCCGGCTGCTCCGAGCGGGAGTCCCGCTGTCCGGGCTCGACATCGCCGAAGCTCCCGCCAATGCGCTGCGCATGATCAACCAGTGGGACAATGGAGACGGCAGCGTCGAGCGCGGCTACGCGGGGCGCTCCATCTTTTACCGGGACGGAGAGATCGCCGAGGATACAAGCCGCATCCGGGACTACGCGCGCCTGCTGTCGTCCGTCGGCATCAACGCCATCTCGATCAACAACGTCAACGTGCATGAACGCGAGACCCGCTTCATGGGAGAAGAGGATCTGCCGAAGGTAGCGGGGATCGCCGCCGTCTTCCGGGAATGGGGCATCTCCGTCTATCTGAGCGCGAACTTCGCGGCTCCGTTCGAGACCGGCGAGCTGGAGACGGCCGATCCTCTCGATCCCTCGGTCCGGCTGTGGTGGAGCCGGACAGCGGCCCGCATCTATAGGCATATTCCGGATTTCGGCGGCTTCCTCGTGAAAGCGGATTCGGAATTCAGGCCGGGACCGTACACGTACGGCCGGAATCATGCCGATGGCGCCAATATGCTGGCCGATGCGCTGGCGCCGTTCGGCGGCCGCGTCATCTGGCGCTGCTTCGTCTATGACTGCAGGCAGGACTGGCGGGACCGCAAGACGGACCGGGCCAGAGCCGCATACGACCACTTCAAGCCGCTTGACGGCAGATTCAGCGACAATGTCTTCCTGCAGGTGAAGAACGGGCCGATGGACTTCCAGGTCAGGGAGCCCGCATCGCCGCTCTTCGGAGCGATGCCGGAGACGAACATGCTGGCGGAATTCCAGATCGCCCAGGAATACACCGGCCAGCAGAAGCATCTCTGCTATCTCGTTCCGCAATGGAAGGAGTCGCTCGACTTCGATACGCATGCGCGCGGCGAAGGGTCCTTCATCAAGGCGATCGCCAGCGGCAGGCTGCACGGCCGCGAAGCCGGAGGCATGGCGGCCGTGTCCAATATCGGGGACGACGACAACTGGACCGGCCATCTGCTCGCGCAGGCGAATCTGTACGGCTTCGGCAGGCTGGCTTGGAATCCGGAGCTGACGGCTCTGGAGATCGCGGAGGAATGGTCCGCGCTCGCCTTCGGGACCGAGGGAAAGGCGGCCGCGACGGTCGTTTCCATGCTGATGGAATCCTGGAGCATCTATGAAGCCTATACGGCGCCTCTGGGCGTGGGCTGGATGGTGAAGCCGAACCATCATTACGGACCCGACGTGGACGGCTATGAATATTCCATGTGGGGCACGTACCACTTTGCCGACCGGGACGGCATCGGAGTGGACCGCACGAGCGGAACGGGAACCGGATACGCATCCCAGTATTTCGCACCGAACCGGGAGCGCTACGAGCGGACGCAGACGACTCCGGATGAGCTGCTGCTGTTTTTCCACCACGTCCCTTACCTCCATGTGCTGCATTCCGGCAAGACGGTCATCCAGCATATCTACGACTCTCATTTCCATGGAGCGGAAAGAGCGGAAGAGCTGGCTGCGAAGTGGGAATCGCTCGAGGGCGAGATTCCGGAGCCTGCTTTCGGAGATACGCTCCTCCGCTTCCGGCATCAGGCCGAGCATGCCCGCGAGTGGCGGGATGTCATCAACACCTATTTCTACCGCAAAAGCGGCATTCCGGACGAGCAGGGACGGACGATCTTCTGACGGCCGGGACGTGACGGCGGACGGGGCGAATCAGTCTTCCTTGCTTGTCGAGGCTGCCGGCTGCGATTCGAGGGGGGAGAGGACGATGAGAACGGTCCGCCATGTGATGGATTGGCTTCAGGGAGCGGAGCAGCCTGCATCATCCGTCGACGGCTTGCTCGCCGGCAGCGCGGACGAACGTCTGAAGGGTGTGGCGGTCGCATTCAACGCCTCCCTGGCCGTGCTGGAGAAGGCGGCGGCGGCGGGCGCCAACCTGCTCGTCGTCCATGAAGGAATCTGCTACAGCCACGACGGCCGGGCGGAGTGGTCCGCCGGCAGCCGGGAAGCCGGCTTGAAGCGGCAATGGATCCGGCAGGCGGGGATGGCCGTCTATCGATCCCACGACGGTCCGCATCGGCGCGATCCGGATTGGATCACGGAAGGATTGGTATCGAGCCTCGGCTGGGGGGAAGCGGTAGAGACGTTGCTGCCGGCGGCGGCGGTCGTGCGCCTGCCGGAGCCGTCGACGGCCCGCTCCGTTGCGGAGCACGTCAAACGGAAGCTGAACATCCCCTGGCTGAGAGGGATCGGAGGCTTGGATACCCGATGCTGCCGGATCGGCGTCGCGGTCGGATACCGGGGAGGCGGATCCGTCGCCGTTCCTCTCTATGAGGAGCACGGCGTCGACCTGGTCGTCGCCGGAGAAGGTCCGGAGTGGGAAACGCCGGAATACGTCCGGGATTCCGTGCATCGCGGAGGTCGGAGGTCGCTGCTGCTGCTGGGGCATGCGGCCAGCGAGGAGCCGGGCATGCGGCTGCTCGCACAACGGCTGCGGGCGGCCGTTCCCGAAGTTCCGGTTCATTTTATCGAAGATGCCTATTCATTCGCCGTATTGTAGAGCCGGAAGGCATGCAAGGGCTGAAAGCGTTCAAAGGGGAGGCAGGAGAGCATGGGTCAAGCAGGCAACGGAGCGTTCCATACCGGGACGTATCGCAATCTGTTCATGGAAGCGGGCTATCCGTCCGATGAAATCAAATCGCGGGTGGAGGAGACGTGGAGCAAGCTGTTCGAAGGCGGCGAAGAGACGCGGATCTATTACGAAGCCGGGAGCGACAAGGGCTATCTGCTCGATACGGGCAACCTGGATGTCCGGACGGAAGGAATGTCCTACGGCATGATGATGGCCGTGCAATTGGACCGCAAGGACGTGTTCGACCGGATCTGGCGCTGGTCCTATGAATATATGCATATGAAGGAAGGCTGGGGCGAAGGGTATTTCGCCTGGTCCTGCAACAGAGACGGCACGCGGCGCTCGGACGGCCCGGCTCCGGATGGAGAGGAATACTTCGCGCTGGCGCTCTTCTTCGCCGCCAACCGCTGGGGAGAAGGCGAGCATCCTCTGGATTACAGCGCCAAGGCGAGGGACATCCTGCGCGCCTGCCTGCACAAGGGAGAGGAGGGAAGGCCCGGCGACCCGATGTGGAACCGGGACAACAAGCTGATCAAGTTCATTCCGAATTGCGAGTATTCGGATCCTTCCTACCATCTGCCGCATTTCTACGAATTGTTCGCGCTCTGGTCCGATCCGGAGGACCGCTCCTTCTGGAAGGAGGCGGCCGAGGCCAGCAGGGCGTACATCCAGCTCTCCAGCCATCCCGACACCGGACTTGCGCCGGAGTACGCCCATTATGACGGAACGCCCAACGACGAGCGCGGCTACGGCAAGTTTTTCAGCGATTCGTACCGGGTCGCGGCGAACATCGGCCTGGATTCCGAGTGGTTCCGCGCCGACCCGGGCCAAGCGTACATCGCGGACCGCATCCTGACGTTCTTCGCGGACAAATCCCCCGGGGACTACCGCCGCTACGAGATCGACGGCACTCCGCTGGACGAGAAATCGCTCCACCCCGTCGGGCTGGTCGCGACCAACGCCATGGCCGCTCTGGCGACCGGCGGGGAGCATGCGCTGAATGCGGTGCGCCGGTTCTGGGATACGCCCGTTCGCACCGGAGACCGCCGTTATTATGACAATTGCCTGTATATGTTCGCAATGCTGGCTCTGAGCGGCAGCTACCGCATCTGGATGCCCGAGGGAGATGCGGCCGCGCAGGACTGATCAACCCCGAGGAGGGATACGATGCACAAGGTCATGCTGGTCGACGACGAAGGATTTGCCCGGCAGGGATTGCGGAGCATGATCGATTGGGAAGCTTGCGGCTACGAGGTATGCGCGGAGGCCGAGGACGGGGAGGAAGCGCTCCGGATGATCGGGGAGCATGCCCCCGATCTTGTCATCACCGACATTCGGATGCCCGTCCTGAGCGGTCTGGAATTGATCCGTGCGGTCCGGGGAACAGGCAACCGCTCCGTCAAGTTCATCATTGTCAGCGGGTATGGTGACTTCAGCTACGCGCAGCAGGCGATCAAGTTCGGCGTCCGGGACTTCATCCTGAAGCCGGTGGACGATGCCGAAATGATGGAGGCGCTGCAGGGGCTGGCCGCCCAGATCGAGAAGGACGAGCAAGCCGGAGAGCGGTCCTCCCGGCAATCGCGGACGGCGCTCGAAAGCCTGCTGCGGGGGCATGCCTCCGGCGAAGAGCTGCGGAGGCATGGGGAGCTGCTGGGCCTCGATCCGGAGGTCCCATGCTGCTACCTCATCCTGGAAGCCAACGGCATCCTGTCGTTCGTGGGAGCGGATCAGCCCGAGCAGCGGGCGGGCGAGCTGCGCCTGGAAATCGCCGGCTGCGCCGAGCAGCTCGGACTGACTCCTCGTCCATGCGTTTTGCTGGAGCATAAGCCGGGCGTCTACGGCCTGCCGGTCGTTCTCCCTGCTACATCCGGGCTGTCCGCCGAGGAAGCCGCCGACCGTCTTGCCGAGCGGCTGAGGCGCCGTACGGGATTGCTGTTCACCGCTTATCTGGGCGAGCAGGGGGAAGGCTTCAAGGAGCTGCGGGATGGGTACCGCACCGCCCTCAATGCGATGCAGTTCAAGTTCGCGTATCCGGAGAAGAGGACCTTCGGCTACGCGAGGCTGAAGGGAGAGGAGCTGCGCCGGCTTGAATTCGAGCCGGCCGAGTACGCCCGGCTGCAGGAGCAGATCGAGGACTGCGATCCCGACAAGCGCAATGCCGGCATCGAGTGGATCTTCGACCAGTTCCGCAGCAAGAGGTATACGCCGGACGCGGTCCATAATGCCGTCAACCGCTTCGTGTTCGGCGCCATCGGCACGATCCGCTCCTTGCAGGGCGACGAGAAGGAGCTGCTCTCCTTGGATCCGATGCTGTCCTGGAGGGATTACCCGGTTTCTCCATGCGGGCTTAGAGAGCTGTTCCGCACCTTCGCCGAGGAAAGCTCGGAGATGGCAAGCCGGCTGCGCAAGAGCAATGCCAAAGGCGATATCGTCAAGATCAAGCAATACATCGACAGCCGCTACAAGGAAGACATCAGCCTCAAGAGCATCGCCGCCCGGTTCTATATGAATCCCGTCTATCTCGGGCAGCTGTTCAAGAAGAATTACGGCGTCTACTTCAACGACTATCTGCTGCAGCTTCGGGTCCACAACGCCAAAAAGCTGCTTCGCCAGACGGAAATGAGAGTGTACGAAGTCGCCCGCAGCGTCGGCTTCGACAACCCGGACTATTTCATCTGCAAATTCGAGAAGGTGGAGGGCAAATCGCCTACCGCCTACCGCAACGAGCTGTTGGCCAAAACATGACGGAGAGGGCAGTCCTATGCGATTCAGCTTAAACCATGTGCGGCTCCGGGACAAAATGCTGATCGTGTATCTGGTCTGCGTGCTGATCCCGATCGTGCTGACCGATTTTGTGTTCTATCAGGTGACGACGCATCACGTCAAACAGCAAAAGCTGAACGACATCTCCATGGCCATGGAGCAGATCCGGCGCGACTTCCTCGAACAGATGGATGTCGCGGCCGGAATTTCTTCTATTCTCTATACCGACGGCAAGCTGAACGAGACGATCGAAAAGCCGTATGACGGCGCATCCGAATACGTCGATTCCTACTATTCGGACATCAGTCCGACCTTGTTCCGGTATTCGCCGATCTACAAATCCGTCAGCAATAT encodes:
- a CDS encoding glycoside hydrolase family 52 protein, whose translation is MADNRFYNAHHSPIGAFASFTLGFPGAKGGLGLELGRPADQNVYIGLQSRDGAYYEALPFFGELGDEAARYDVEKKDKKDRALLQTFDRTGIKRKLSAGEDAWEAGDLTFRILSPVRPVPDPSSGSDEELKAALVPAVFAELTVDNRSGDAARRAFFGYEGNDPYSAMRRIGDDGDFFAGVGQGLCTAIVAAADAGIGTGFGFSMESILTAKHPQHLAFGLGGTGALLMEVPAGERRTFSFAVCFFRGGVVTTGMETSYFYTRFFTRIEDVAAYSLQHFEELADSCRAADTWSGSGKLSDDQAFMLSHAIHSYYGSTQLLDADGEPIWVVNEGEYRMMNTLDLTADQLFYELEMNPWTVRSELEWFVKRYSYRDTVRFPGEEREHPGGLAFTHDMGVANAFSRPQHSAYELAGIEGCFSYMSHEELVNWLCCAAVYIEQTGDRDFLERMLPVLQDGFESMLNRDHPVPGKRNGLMGLDSSRTDGGAEITTYDSLDVSLGQSRNNIYMAGKCWAVYVALEKLFEAEGLSGLSAEAGAQADRAAASIAAQLNDRGYIPAVIGENNDSRIIPAIEGLIFPYFTGNREALDPNGRFSAYLAALRTHLDTVLATGTCLFEDGGWKLSSTSSNSWLSKIYLCQFIAREILGLPRDDRGAAADAAHAAWLKHPELSYWAWSDQILSGEIIGSKYYPRGVTAILWLRESASAAAAAEGGIRNAALSGS
- a CDS encoding alpha-glucuronidase family glycosyl hydrolase; translation: MQRSAEAKPGTGCEAWLGSPPAAPAVREQAATWAACLHASETDAPVISSALEELRRAVEGLSGQAPKDGMPSEGVRGIVLGTFRGCPQAAAAFSKEEQAAAGEGYRIRTAGSSIVVGGSRAAGVLYGTFRLIRLLRAGVPLSGLDIAEAPANALRMINQWDNGDGSVERGYAGRSIFYRDGEIAEDTSRIRDYARLLSSVGINAISINNVNVHERETRFMGEEDLPKVAGIAAVFREWGISVYLSANFAAPFETGELETADPLDPSVRLWWSRTAARIYRHIPDFGGFLVKADSEFRPGPYTYGRNHADGANMLADALAPFGGRVIWRCFVYDCRQDWRDRKTDRARAAYDHFKPLDGRFSDNVFLQVKNGPMDFQVREPASPLFGAMPETNMLAEFQIAQEYTGQQKHLCYLVPQWKESLDFDTHARGEGSFIKAIASGRLHGREAGGMAAVSNIGDDDNWTGHLLAQANLYGFGRLAWNPELTALEIAEEWSALAFGTEGKAAATVVSMLMESWSIYEAYTAPLGVGWMVKPNHHYGPDVDGYEYSMWGTYHFADRDGIGVDRTSGTGTGYASQYFAPNRERYERTQTTPDELLLFFHHVPYLHVLHSGKTVIQHIYDSHFHGAERAEELAAKWESLEGEIPEPAFGDTLLRFRHQAEHAREWRDVINTYFYRKSGIPDEQGRTIF
- a CDS encoding Nif3-like dinuclear metal center hexameric protein — protein: MRTVRHVMDWLQGAEQPASSVDGLLAGSADERLKGVAVAFNASLAVLEKAAAAGANLLVVHEGICYSHDGRAEWSAGSREAGLKRQWIRQAGMAVYRSHDGPHRRDPDWITEGLVSSLGWGEAVETLLPAAAVVRLPEPSTARSVAEHVKRKLNIPWLRGIGGLDTRCCRIGVAVGYRGGGSVAVPLYEEHGVDLVVAGEGPEWETPEYVRDSVHRGGRRSLLLLGHAASEEPGMRLLAQRLRAAVPEVPVHFIEDAYSFAVL
- a CDS encoding glycosyl hydrolase family 8 codes for the protein MGQAGNGAFHTGTYRNLFMEAGYPSDEIKSRVEETWSKLFEGGEETRIYYEAGSDKGYLLDTGNLDVRTEGMSYGMMMAVQLDRKDVFDRIWRWSYEYMHMKEGWGEGYFAWSCNRDGTRRSDGPAPDGEEYFALALFFAANRWGEGEHPLDYSAKARDILRACLHKGEEGRPGDPMWNRDNKLIKFIPNCEYSDPSYHLPHFYELFALWSDPEDRSFWKEAAEASRAYIQLSSHPDTGLAPEYAHYDGTPNDERGYGKFFSDSYRVAANIGLDSEWFRADPGQAYIADRILTFFADKSPGDYRRYEIDGTPLDEKSLHPVGLVATNAMAALATGGEHALNAVRRFWDTPVRTGDRRYYDNCLYMFAMLALSGSYRIWMPEGDAAAQD
- a CDS encoding response regulator transcription factor, with translation MHKVMLVDDEGFARQGLRSMIDWEACGYEVCAEAEDGEEALRMIGEHAPDLVITDIRMPVLSGLELIRAVRGTGNRSVKFIIVSGYGDFSYAQQAIKFGVRDFILKPVDDAEMMEALQGLAAQIEKDEQAGERSSRQSRTALESLLRGHASGEELRRHGELLGLDPEVPCCYLILEANGILSFVGADQPEQRAGELRLEIAGCAEQLGLTPRPCVLLEHKPGVYGLPVVLPATSGLSAEEAADRLAERLRRRTGLLFTAYLGEQGEGFKELRDGYRTALNAMQFKFAYPEKRTFGYARLKGEELRRLEFEPAEYARLQEQIEDCDPDKRNAGIEWIFDQFRSKRYTPDAVHNAVNRFVFGAIGTIRSLQGDEKELLSLDPMLSWRDYPVSPCGLRELFRTFAEESSEMASRLRKSNAKGDIVKIKQYIDSRYKEDISLKSIAARFYMNPVYLGQLFKKNYGVYFNDYLLQLRVHNAKKLLRQTEMRVYEVARSVGFDNPDYFICKFEKVEGKSPTAYRNELLAKT